Part of the Chloroflexia bacterium SDU3-3 genome, AACTCGTACTTGCTGAGCAGCTCGCGCAGCTCCATCTCGACCAGCTCCAGCAGCTCCTCGTCGTCCATCATGTCGACCTTGTTCAGGAAGACGACCATGGCGGGCACCTGCACCTGGCGAGCCAGAAGGATGTGCTCCTTGGTCTGGGGCATGGGGCCGTCGGGGGCCGAGACCACCAGGATCGCGCCGTCCATCTGGGCCGCGCCGGTGATCATGTTCTTGATGTAGTCGGCGTGGCCGGGGCAGTCCACGTGGGCGTAGTGGCGGTTGTCCGTCTCATACTCGACGTGGCGGATGGCGATCGTGATACCACGAGCGCGCTCCTCAGGAGCGTTGTCGATCTGGTCGTAGCTCGTGAACTTCGCCGCGCCGCGCAGCGCCAGCACCTTGGTGATGGCAGCGGTCAG contains:
- a CDS encoding GTP-binding protein gives rise to the protein MAKQKFERTKPHVNIGTIGHVDHGKTTLTAAITKVLALRGAAKFTSYDQIDNAPEERARGITIAIRHVEYETDNRHYAHVDCPGHADYIKNMITGAAQMDGAILVVSAPDGPMPQTKEHILLARQVQVPAMVVFLNKVDMMDDEELLELVEMELRELLSKYE